Proteins from one Prevotella sp. E2-28 genomic window:
- a CDS encoding fimbrillin family protein, translating to MKARNFYIFGWLLTALFIATSCNQELEEKASTAPSAGLTATIANDESVTRSIVIDNPGVCLESFWTENDQLGIFGEGSENVAYQIDATSITNDGRKATFHSTASTPSGDITAYFPYQENATYSSNTLQLTFPQTQHYVVLGNIVQPDPQACMMVGSGSQENGIQMRNVMAVLKVGQVYDETTTVKRVEFRDLAEKPVCGEFTVSMSGGLPVSTFSGSGDVLTLDLGDGVKAQGGNSFIVFLVVPAREYPKGFEITFVDDNGGRVVKTAGTKQGKTLQRGVVHPVGDIGSYDNMAGMSYELKPTAHLMTPQKLDLIKILSVMEDNTYDVEGNLVRAEDGLPYKTPILKVMVHRDLNPKVGGWLIFNMPSSQLPEGGIFRIKNAMPMGDGENYLVDAVTEVNFAAPFESLEIGTEPKFDTNGELIEDGGIEFDISPYVKELVERDQNGNVLSRTAIHPRSSYEMNVAERMTRGTVSHTYKTPPLTLTMDDKSHCSCEVTAQASIPMRLAIGVKQGELQYVYLTVNPNFDLKTTFALYHKFEASTSERLWTFYTSGVPIGPIVLLPEIGFNGGLGAGAEAKFSASTTFHYNTGTFGVSYNKGQGLMFHKQEPPKPAKDDNFMPDLGAGAELNLYAYGSLGMSFGVSVYAMCSLGLNADMKLTFGIKQAIDNEQNYQPAKLHLTPELDIAPYTAFINGKYMQVLDGLGFKSEFDPIWERLLRPISVHSSTIINKTHYNISDTYGAYSGLKLNNEKIINCNVTTGVTGISYNYEYTGETLLDHDIVIEIYQGTSVTYRPDSAPMGLWPYDDPEKGIEAFRSAGLYHLARFFCNAEWRIEGLSLVSRQKVGVFKAGQKESQKFEGTIHCDVPSGVPYYIAGGLGAMDGEPYYGGDRTTSRWLWGDDADAVWYYWPNNSNDGPYPWYYGPDNN from the coding sequence ATGAAGGCAAGAAATTTTTATATATTCGGATGGCTTTTAACAGCCTTATTCATAGCCACTTCGTGTAATCAGGAGTTAGAGGAAAAAGCAAGCACAGCTCCTTCAGCAGGACTGACGGCCACCATCGCAAATGACGAGTCGGTCACCCGTTCTATCGTCATCGATAATCCTGGCGTTTGCTTGGAATCCTTCTGGACAGAAAACGACCAGTTGGGCATCTTCGGTGAGGGTTCCGAGAACGTAGCCTATCAGATTGATGCCACAAGTATCACGAACGACGGTCGCAAGGCAACGTTCCACTCCACGGCCTCTACGCCATCGGGTGACATCACAGCATATTTCCCTTATCAGGAAAATGCCACTTATAGTAGCAACACGCTGCAGCTAACCTTCCCACAGACACAGCATTATGTCGTGTTGGGCAATATCGTTCAGCCCGACCCGCAGGCTTGCATGATGGTGGGCAGCGGTTCACAAGAGAACGGCATACAGATGCGCAATGTGATGGCTGTCTTAAAGGTCGGTCAGGTGTATGACGAGACTACCACGGTGAAGCGTGTAGAATTCCGCGACCTGGCAGAAAAGCCCGTTTGCGGTGAGTTCACGGTTAGTATGTCAGGAGGTCTGCCCGTGAGTACCTTCTCTGGCAGTGGCGACGTGCTGACGCTGGATTTGGGTGATGGCGTCAAGGCGCAGGGCGGCAACTCTTTCATCGTATTCCTTGTAGTGCCGGCACGCGAATATCCTAAGGGTTTCGAAATCACCTTCGTTGATGACAATGGCGGACGCGTGGTGAAGACTGCGGGCACGAAGCAGGGTAAGACGCTCCAACGTGGCGTGGTACACCCTGTAGGCGACATTGGCAGTTACGATAACATGGCTGGCATGAGCTATGAACTCAAGCCCACTGCTCACCTGATGACTCCACAGAAGCTGGATCTCATCAAGATTCTCAGTGTGATGGAAGACAACACCTACGACGTAGAAGGCAACCTCGTGCGCGCAGAGGATGGACTTCCATATAAGACGCCAATACTAAAAGTCATGGTTCACCGCGACCTGAATCCTAAAGTGGGCGGATGGCTCATCTTCAATATGCCATCATCACAATTACCTGAAGGTGGCATATTCCGCATCAAGAATGCTATGCCGATGGGCGACGGCGAGAACTATCTGGTAGATGCCGTAACCGAAGTAAACTTTGCTGCACCTTTTGAGTCGTTGGAGATTGGCACAGAACCGAAGTTTGACACGAATGGAGAACTGATTGAAGATGGTGGGATAGAGTTCGACATCTCACCCTATGTGAAGGAATTAGTGGAAAGGGACCAGAATGGAAACGTACTGAGCCGAACAGCCATACACCCACGTAGCTCCTACGAAATGAATGTTGCCGAGAGAATGACGCGAGGCACAGTCAGTCATACCTATAAAACGCCACCGCTCACCCTGACAATGGACGATAAAAGTCATTGCTCCTGCGAAGTGACGGCACAGGCCAGCATCCCCATGCGTCTGGCCATTGGCGTGAAACAAGGCGAGCTACAGTACGTCTATCTTACCGTCAATCCCAACTTCGACCTCAAGACCACGTTCGCCCTTTATCATAAGTTTGAAGCGTCAACAAGTGAGCGCCTTTGGACATTCTATACGTCAGGCGTCCCCATAGGCCCTATTGTCCTTCTTCCGGAAATAGGATTCAACGGTGGACTAGGTGCAGGAGCCGAGGCTAAGTTTTCGGCCTCCACAACCTTCCATTACAACACGGGCACTTTCGGCGTTTCGTACAATAAAGGCCAGGGCCTCATGTTCCACAAACAGGAACCGCCCAAACCTGCCAAGGACGACAACTTCATGCCCGACCTCGGCGCAGGCGCTGAACTCAATCTGTATGCCTATGGCTCGCTGGGCATGAGCTTCGGTGTGTCAGTATATGCTATGTGTTCACTGGGTTTGAATGCTGACATGAAACTGACCTTCGGCATCAAACAGGCCATCGACAATGAACAGAATTACCAGCCTGCCAAGCTACATCTGACGCCCGAGCTCGACATTGCCCCTTACACGGCTTTCATCAATGGTAAATACATGCAAGTGCTGGACGGACTTGGCTTTAAGAGTGAGTTCGACCCCATCTGGGAACGCCTGCTAAGACCCATAAGTGTTCACAGCAGCACTATTATCAATAAGACCCATTACAATATTTCAGACACGTATGGCGCATATTCAGGTTTAAAATTAAATAATGAGAAGATCATAAATTGCAACGTAACAACGGGCGTTACAGGAATATCATACAACTACGAATATACAGGCGAGACGCTGCTTGACCATGACATCGTCATAGAAATATATCAAGGCACAAGCGTCACATACCGTCCTGACAGCGCTCCCATGGGATTGTGGCCGTATGATGATCCGGAAAAGGGCATAGAAGCGTTCCGTAGCGCAGGGCTATACCACTTGGCACGTTTTTTCTGTAATGCAGAATGGCGTATTGAAGGCCTCAGTCTCGTATCACGACAAAAAGTGGGTGTCTTCAAGGCTGGCCAGAAAGAATCACAGAAATTCGAAGGAACCATTCACTGCGATGTTCCCTCCGGTGTTCCATATTACATTGCAGGAGGTCTCGGCGCCATGGACGGCGAACCCTATTATGGTGGAGACCGCACAACCTCTCGTTGGCTGTGGGGCGATGATGCGGATGCAGTATGGTACTATTGGCCTAACAATTCCAACGACGGTCCATATCCCTGGTATTACGGACCTGACAACAACTAA
- the tilS gene encoding tRNA lysidine(34) synthetase TilS, with protein sequence MLESGKRYLVALSGGADSVCLLLVLRQLGYQVEAVHCNFLLRGDESHRDEAFARNLCEKQGVPFHAIHFDTRTYAELHKVSIEMAARDLRYQYFEQLRKDIGAEAICVAHHQDDSVETILMNLLRGTGIHGLSGIKPRNGHILRPLLCVSRKEIEAFLASQHQDYVTDSTNLEADVVRNKLRLNVIPQLQDVYPNAVGNILKTAQHLSEATTIYDHYIEQTLSRLVDGNSVAIDALLEEPSPESILHQWLSPFGFSSALIENIWQAVATSQSGSEWYSATHQMTICRGKLIVEPKQAQRPTLRIPETGTYIYDDTSKIRLSQQSGSCIIKRSDTACLDAGKVRFPLTLRPITTGDRFIPFGMKGTKLVSDYLTDLHLSIFEKRSTLVLCNADGHILWLVGHRLDARFCVSPSTTSTLVVTLED encoded by the coding sequence TTGCTGGAATCAGGCAAACGCTATCTGGTAGCCCTCAGCGGTGGTGCCGATAGCGTGTGCCTGCTTCTCGTTTTAAGACAGTTGGGCTATCAGGTAGAGGCCGTTCATTGCAACTTCCTGCTACGTGGCGACGAGAGCCATCGTGATGAAGCCTTCGCCCGCAATCTCTGTGAGAAGCAGGGCGTGCCCTTCCATGCCATCCATTTCGACACCCGTACCTATGCCGAGTTGCATAAGGTCAGCATCGAGATGGCAGCGCGCGACCTGCGCTATCAGTATTTCGAGCAATTAAGGAAGGATATTGGCGCAGAAGCCATCTGCGTGGCCCATCATCAGGACGACTCCGTAGAGACCATCCTCATGAACCTGCTGCGTGGCACGGGCATCCACGGCCTTTCAGGCATCAAGCCTCGCAATGGTCATATCCTCCGCCCCCTGCTCTGCGTCAGCAGGAAGGAGATAGAGGCATTCCTCGCCTCCCAGCATCAGGACTACGTTACCGACTCCACCAACCTTGAGGCCGACGTGGTGCGTAATAAGCTGCGCCTGAACGTCATTCCACAGCTGCAGGACGTCTATCCGAATGCCGTCGGCAACATTCTGAAGACTGCCCAGCACCTCAGCGAGGCCACCACCATTTACGACCACTACATCGAGCAGACGCTCAGCAGACTGGTAGATGGCAATTCCGTTGCCATCGACGCGCTATTAGAAGAGCCCTCACCCGAGAGTATCCTTCACCAGTGGCTCAGTCCATTCGGCTTCAGTTCCGCCTTGATAGAAAATATCTGGCAGGCAGTTGCCACCTCCCAATCAGGCTCTGAGTGGTATTCCGCCACCCATCAGATGACCATATGCCGCGGCAAACTCATTGTGGAGCCCAAACAAGCCCAGCGCCCCACCCTGCGCATTCCTGAGACGGGCACCTATATCTACGACGACACCTCGAAAATCCGCCTTTCCCAGCAATCCGGCTCTTGCATCATCAAGCGTTCTGATACCGCCTGTCTGGACGCAGGGAAAGTCCGTTTTCCCCTCACCCTTCGCCCCATTACCACAGGCGACCGTTTCATACCGTTTGGCATGAAGGGCACAAAACTGGTGAGCGACTACCTCACAGACCTTCACCTCTCTATTTTCGAGAAGCGTAGCACCCTCGTATTATGCAATGCCGATGGCCATATCCTTTGGCTCGTAGGCCATCGTCTTGACGCTCGCTTCTGCGTCAGCCCATCTACCACCTCTACCCTCGTGGTCACGTTAGAGGACTAA
- a CDS encoding class I SAM-dependent rRNA methyltransferase yields the protein MMKQIYLKRGKEESLQRFHPWVFSGAIHHMDDGIEEGDVVRVVKEKGDFIAVGHYQQGSISVRVLTFNDVEIDDAFWHSRIQSALNMRQDIGLADSPNTNAFRLVHGEGDLLPGLIIDVYDKTAVMQAHSIGMHIARHAVAKALADVLKGRIENIYYKSETTLPFMEPENGFLLGSSDDNIAVENGLRFYVDWLRGQKTGFFVDQRENRALLEKFAKGKRVLNMFCYTGGFSFYAMRGGAELVHSVDSSAKAIELTRRNVELNFPGDPRHEAFCEDAFKYLDTHGEGYNLIILDPPAFAKHRGALHNALKGYTRLNEKAFEKIEKGGILFTFSCSQVVTKDHFRNAVFTAAAQAKRKVRILHQLHQPADHPINIYHPEGEYLKGLVLYVE from the coding sequence ATAATGAAGCAAATATATCTGAAAAGAGGTAAGGAAGAAAGTCTGCAACGTTTCCACCCCTGGGTTTTCTCAGGTGCCATCCATCACATGGACGACGGCATTGAGGAAGGCGACGTGGTACGTGTGGTGAAAGAGAAGGGCGACTTTATTGCTGTGGGACACTATCAGCAAGGCTCTATCTCTGTACGCGTGCTGACGTTCAACGACGTGGAGATTGACGACGCCTTCTGGCACTCGCGCATCCAGTCGGCCCTCAATATGCGTCAGGACATCGGACTGGCCGATAGTCCCAATACCAATGCCTTCCGCTTGGTTCATGGCGAGGGCGACCTGCTGCCAGGACTGATTATCGATGTTTATGACAAGACTGCCGTGATGCAGGCCCACAGCATTGGTATGCACATCGCCCGTCACGCTGTTGCCAAGGCGTTGGCCGACGTGTTAAAGGGACGCATAGAAAACATCTATTATAAGAGTGAGACTACCCTACCCTTCATGGAGCCTGAAAACGGATTCCTGCTGGGCAGCAGCGACGACAATATTGCTGTTGAGAATGGCCTGCGCTTCTATGTGGACTGGCTTCGCGGACAGAAGACGGGTTTCTTCGTAGATCAGCGTGAGAATCGTGCCCTGCTCGAGAAATTTGCCAAGGGCAAGCGCGTGCTGAATATGTTCTGCTATACAGGCGGCTTCTCGTTCTACGCCATGCGTGGTGGTGCAGAGTTGGTACATTCCGTAGATAGCTCTGCCAAGGCCATCGAGCTAACCCGTCGTAACGTGGAGCTCAACTTCCCTGGCGATCCTCGTCACGAGGCTTTCTGCGAGGATGCCTTCAAGTATTTAGATACGCATGGAGAGGGTTATAACCTCATCATCCTCGACCCACCAGCCTTCGCCAAGCATCGTGGTGCCCTGCATAACGCGCTGAAGGGCTACACCCGCCTGAATGAGAAGGCCTTCGAGAAGATTGAGAAGGGCGGCATCCTCTTTACGTTCTCCTGCTCTCAGGTCGTCACGAAAGACCATTTCCGCAATGCCGTCTTCACGGCTGCAGCCCAGGCCAAGCGTAAGGTGCGCATCCTGCATCAGTTGCACCAGCCTGCTGATCACCCCATCAACATCTATCATCCCGAGGGCGAATACCTGAAGGGACTTGTACTCTATGTTGAATAA
- a CDS encoding 3'-5' exonuclease gives MLKTIYNKYDKSLISSLPVAQFQGKIIVILTKGEAERAVRYLLSQPILGFDTETRPSFKKGHQHKVSLLQVSTPDICFLFRLNYTGLTDALVELLEDETVLKIGLSWHDDINALHKLKDFKTGRFVDIQDLVREIGIEDLSLQKLFANLFGQKISKRQQLSNWEADVLLDKQKAYAATDAWACIEIYNEIIRLKESKDYNLIIKEEDNNEANISEKR, from the coding sequence ATGCTTAAAACAATATACAATAAGTACGATAAATCCCTGATTTCTTCACTTCCTGTGGCTCAGTTTCAGGGGAAAATCATCGTAATTCTGACGAAAGGCGAGGCCGAAAGAGCCGTACGCTACCTGCTGTCGCAACCCATTCTGGGCTTCGACACAGAGACGCGACCGTCCTTCAAGAAGGGACATCAGCACAAGGTGTCACTCCTGCAGGTGTCAACGCCCGACATCTGCTTCCTCTTCCGCCTGAACTATACGGGTCTGACAGACGCGCTGGTTGAGCTTTTGGAGGATGAGACCGTTTTGAAGATTGGACTCTCATGGCACGATGACATCAACGCCCTTCACAAACTGAAGGATTTCAAGACTGGACGCTTCGTTGACATACAGGACTTGGTTCGCGAAATAGGCATTGAGGATTTAAGTCTGCAAAAGCTTTTCGCCAACCTCTTCGGACAGAAAATCAGCAAACGACAGCAACTCAGCAACTGGGAAGCCGACGTGCTTTTGGACAAGCAGAAAGCCTATGCTGCTACTGACGCATGGGCTTGCATCGAAATCTACAACGAAATCATAAGGCTCAAAGAATCAAAGGATTACAATTTAATCATTAAAGAAGAAGATAATAATGAAGCAAATATATCTGAAAAGAGGTAA
- a CDS encoding DNA translocase FtsK, which yields MSKTIDKKKTKKGPQRTTKTSVDETIGFSRVIEFFKNERTHFLLGIILLAISVCMAWAFVSFFSTGASDQSIIENLNSEDVANQDRIFKNAIGSLGAWMSYFMMNRCFGVAAFGVPLYLVMLSLALMRAYRVALMKWFMCLSILMIWSSVVLAMFVTPLVPESHFCLGGQHGLFIGDFIERYVGTPGLVAILALVALSFLTYVSNQTILWIRKLINPTKFLEKVKFTVTNNMKDDEEESSSYENLIQTEEDPEVFDDPIKEEIEFGNLSDGRPEEVEESVEDEEEETVEDTSREGDPDMDVVVAGDEEKADGQKVAETAFENMEPYDPKRDLENYHYPTLDLLQTYESDGKPYIDMDEQNANKNRIIDVLRNFGIEISSIRATVGPTITLYEITPAQGVRIAKIRNLEDDIALSLKALGIRIIAPIPGKGTIGIEVPNAKANIVSMESILNSKKFQETTMELPCAMGKTITNEVFMFDLAKAPHLLVAGATGQGKSVGLNAILTSLLYKKHPAELKIVLVDPKMVEFSIYKSIDKHFLAALPDEASTPIITDTSKVIRTLQSLCVEMDARYELLMAAGERNIKDYNRKFIARRLNPEKGHRYMPYIVVVIDEFGDLIMTAGKEIELPIARIAQKARAVGIHMIIATQRPTTNIITGTIKANFPARIAFKVSQGIDSKTILDRMGAQQLIGRGDMLYLQGNDPVRVQCAFVDTPEVDAINQFIAQQQGYQEPYELPEPPVSESDGMSSGSNDADLSHLDPMFDDAARLIVHEQSGSTSLIQRKFAIGYNRAGRLMDQLEKAGIVGAAHGSKPREVLIQDDMSLENLLNSLR from the coding sequence ATGTCAAAGACTATAGATAAGAAAAAGACTAAGAAAGGTCCACAGAGAACAACAAAGACTTCGGTAGATGAGACAATCGGTTTTTCACGTGTTATAGAGTTCTTCAAGAATGAAAGGACTCATTTCCTGCTTGGTATCATCCTGCTGGCTATATCAGTTTGTATGGCTTGGGCCTTTGTGTCCTTCTTCTCTACGGGTGCTTCCGACCAGAGCATCATTGAGAACTTGAATAGTGAGGATGTTGCTAATCAGGATCGTATCTTCAAGAATGCGATAGGCAGTCTGGGTGCCTGGATGTCTTATTTTATGATGAACAGATGCTTTGGCGTGGCTGCCTTTGGTGTGCCCCTCTATTTGGTGATGCTGTCACTGGCACTGATGCGTGCTTACAGAGTGGCATTGATGAAGTGGTTCATGTGTCTTTCTATCCTGATGATCTGGTCTTCAGTGGTGCTGGCTATGTTTGTTACGCCACTGGTGCCTGAGAGTCATTTCTGTCTTGGCGGACAGCATGGTTTGTTTATCGGCGACTTTATTGAGCGTTATGTAGGAACACCTGGACTGGTGGCTATCCTTGCCTTGGTGGCCCTGTCGTTCCTGACATACGTCAGCAATCAGACTATCCTCTGGATTCGTAAGTTGATTAATCCCACAAAGTTCTTGGAGAAGGTGAAGTTCACCGTGACCAATAACATGAAGGATGATGAAGAGGAAAGCAGCTCTTATGAGAACCTGATTCAGACGGAGGAAGACCCAGAGGTGTTTGATGATCCTATCAAGGAGGAAATAGAGTTTGGTAACCTGTCAGACGGTCGTCCTGAAGAGGTGGAAGAGAGTGTTGAGGATGAGGAAGAAGAGACGGTAGAAGATACCAGCAGAGAGGGTGACCCCGATATGGACGTCGTTGTGGCTGGTGATGAGGAGAAGGCCGACGGACAGAAGGTTGCTGAGACGGCCTTTGAGAATATGGAGCCTTACGACCCCAAGCGCGACTTGGAGAACTACCACTATCCTACACTCGACCTGCTGCAGACCTACGAGAGCGATGGCAAGCCTTATATCGACATGGATGAGCAGAATGCCAACAAGAACCGTATCATCGACGTGCTGCGTAACTTCGGCATCGAGATCTCGTCAATCCGTGCTACTGTAGGTCCTACCATCACACTTTACGAGATTACACCTGCCCAGGGCGTGCGTATTGCGAAGATTCGTAACCTGGAAGACGATATTGCCCTGAGCCTGAAGGCACTGGGTATCCGTATCATCGCGCCTATCCCTGGTAAGGGTACCATTGGTATCGAGGTGCCAAATGCAAAGGCAAATATCGTGTCAATGGAGTCAATCCTGAACTCAAAGAAGTTCCAAGAGACCACGATGGAGCTGCCTTGCGCTATGGGTAAGACCATCACCAACGAGGTGTTTATGTTTGACCTGGCAAAGGCGCCCCACCTCCTTGTAGCTGGTGCTACAGGTCAGGGTAAGTCAGTAGGTCTGAATGCTATCCTCACCTCTTTATTATATAAGAAGCACCCCGCAGAACTGAAGATTGTGCTCGTTGACCCGAAGATGGTAGAGTTCTCTATCTATAAGAGCATCGATAAGCACTTCCTGGCAGCCCTGCCCGACGAGGCCAGCACGCCTATCATCACTGATACGTCGAAGGTGATTCGCACCCTGCAGAGCCTCTGCGTAGAGATGGATGCCCGCTATGAGTTGCTGATGGCTGCTGGCGAGCGTAACATCAAGGACTATAACCGCAAGTTCATTGCCCGTCGTCTGAATCCTGAGAAGGGACACCGCTATATGCCATACATCGTTGTGGTGATTGATGAGTTTGGTGACCTGATTATGACGGCAGGTAAGGAGATTGAGTTGCCTATCGCCCGTATTGCTCAGAAGGCACGTGCCGTAGGTATCCACATGATCATTGCTACCCAGCGTCCTACGACGAATATCATTACTGGTACGATTAAGGCCAACTTCCCTGCACGTATCGCCTTCAAGGTGAGCCAGGGTATCGACTCTAAGACTATCTTGGACCGTATGGGTGCTCAGCAGCTGATTGGTCGTGGTGATATGCTTTACCTGCAGGGTAACGACCCCGTGCGTGTACAGTGTGCCTTCGTTGATACGCCTGAGGTAGATGCTATCAACCAGTTCATTGCTCAGCAGCAGGGCTATCAGGAGCCTTACGAACTGCCAGAGCCTCCTGTGAGCGAGAGCGATGGTATGTCGTCAGGTAGTAATGATGCTGACCTGAGTCATCTTGACCCCATGTTTGATGATGCAGCCCGTCTGATTGTGCATGAGCAGAGCGGTTCTACGAGCTTGATTCAGCGTAAGTTTGCTATCGGCTACAATCGCGCAGGTCGCTTGATGGACCAGTTGGAGAAGGCTGGCATCGTGGGTGCAGCTCATGGCTCAAAGCCTCGTGAGGTGCTGATTCAGGATGATATGAGTCTGGAGAACCTGTTAAACTCTTTGAGGTAA
- a CDS encoding LolA-like putative outer membrane lipoprotein chaperone: protein MKKIVFALSLIFGLLSTTASQAQSAKDVLDKCAATVSSRDGVKADFTMSSAQYGNASGQIAVKGKMFHATTSMATMWFNGKTLWTYMSKNEEVNVSNPSEAQLQVLNPYNFINMYKNGFSYTMTKTDKAYNVHLTAKDQSKRVKEMFITVDKATYHPTEVKLLQKQKWTTFTISNLKTAKLSDSEFRFNSKDFPSAEVIDLR from the coding sequence ATGAAAAAGATTGTTTTTGCTTTATCATTGATATTCGGCCTGCTCTCAACAACTGCTTCGCAGGCTCAGTCTGCAAAGGATGTGCTCGATAAGTGTGCTGCTACAGTCAGCTCGCGCGATGGCGTGAAGGCTGATTTTACGATGTCCAGCGCACAGTATGGTAATGCCAGCGGACAGATTGCTGTCAAGGGAAAGATGTTTCATGCCACGACGTCAATGGCTACGATGTGGTTCAACGGAAAGACGCTGTGGACCTATATGTCAAAGAATGAAGAGGTCAACGTGTCAAACCCCTCGGAGGCTCAGCTTCAGGTATTGAACCCCTATAACTTCATCAACATGTATAAGAATGGTTTTTCTTATACGATGACAAAGACGGATAAGGCATACAATGTGCATCTCACGGCCAAGGACCAGTCGAAGCGTGTGAAGGAGATGTTTATCACCGTTGATAAGGCTACTTACCATCCTACAGAGGTGAAGTTGCTGCAGAAGCAGAAATGGACTACCTTCACGATTAGTAATCTGAAGACGGCTAAACTGTCTGATTCTGAATTCCGTTTCAACTCAAAGGACTTCCCTTCTGCCGAGGTCATTGACCTGAGATAA
- a CDS encoding DUF5687 family protein, translating to MNRLRLFLLLRQQNSLSLRRSPAFEQSVVAKVMMMFGAGFMIIYMLFIGTMLGLPASESHEYGFLLALMPLWMLIDFSSRFAVQQTPAMVVKPYLLQPIPFKAVVETYLVNSLLTGYNFIWLSLLLPYAFVVFCGGASFCQILMIIICGELLFMANSLIYLMVRTLIGRSLLWWILPIVLYGSFWVSLAIDEDLFDDQLDVLCSAVMAWWFPLIVLALLAGSFALNRWMQCRFVLEEVMRMEKGEKAMKSVTQFQFLNAFGQTGEYLKLELKSMMRNKAIRSRVVMSFCLIVVLTLLISYTPVYDSATMLNFWCFYCFGLYGMTALVKVMGPEGNYIDLLMTQKENILSLLLAKYYIHVVILFVPFILMLPAVIVGKFSLLMMVSYMLLSSGLLYFMLFQLAVYNKQTLPLNQKLTGKGNMENGIQLVIQMVAMFLPLVLMSAFVLLFNETTAYLILAAIGLLLTVTHPLWIRNIYQRMMQRKYENLEGFHASR from the coding sequence ATGAATCGCTTGCGTCTATTCCTTCTGCTACGTCAGCAGAACAGTCTTTCCCTTCGTCGCAGCCCTGCCTTTGAGCAGAGCGTGGTGGCGAAGGTCATGATGATGTTTGGTGCAGGCTTCATGATTATCTACATGCTCTTTATCGGCACGATGCTGGGCTTGCCGGCATCTGAGTCGCACGAGTATGGCTTCTTGTTGGCTTTGATGCCCCTGTGGATGCTCATTGACTTCTCCTCGCGTTTTGCTGTGCAGCAGACGCCCGCTATGGTGGTCAAGCCTTATCTGCTACAGCCCATCCCTTTCAAGGCTGTGGTGGAGACTTATCTGGTCAACTCCCTGCTCACGGGTTATAATTTCATCTGGCTGTCGTTACTGTTGCCTTATGCCTTTGTGGTGTTCTGTGGTGGAGCCTCGTTCTGTCAGATATTGATGATTATTATCTGTGGTGAGTTGCTGTTCATGGCAAATAGTCTGATTTACCTGATGGTGCGCACGTTGATAGGACGCTCCCTGCTATGGTGGATTCTTCCCATTGTGCTCTATGGTTCTTTCTGGGTGTCACTGGCTATCGACGAGGATTTGTTTGATGACCAGTTGGATGTCCTGTGTAGTGCTGTGATGGCATGGTGGTTTCCGCTCATTGTATTAGCCCTCCTTGCAGGGTCGTTTGCCCTGAATCGCTGGATGCAATGTCGCTTTGTGCTGGAGGAAGTGATGCGTATGGAGAAGGGCGAGAAGGCCATGAAGAGCGTTACGCAGTTCCAGTTCCTGAATGCTTTCGGACAGACGGGTGAATACCTGAAGTTGGAACTCAAGTCAATGATGCGTAATAAGGCTATCCGCTCGCGTGTGGTGATGAGTTTCTGTCTCATCGTTGTGCTGACCCTGCTTATCTCCTATACCCCTGTCTATGATAGTGCAACGATGCTGAATTTCTGGTGCTTCTATTGCTTTGGTCTCTATGGCATGACGGCTTTGGTGAAGGTGATGGGACCAGAGGGCAACTATATCGACTTGCTGATGACGCAGAAAGAAAATATCCTCTCGCTGCTTCTGGCTAAGTATTACATCCATGTGGTTATTCTCTTTGTGCCCTTCATCCTGATGCTGCCTGCTGTCATTGTGGGTAAGTTCTCGTTGCTGATGATGGTGTCATATATGCTCCTCAGCAGTGGACTCCTTTATTTCATGCTGTTCCAATTGGCTGTGTACAACAAGCAGACCCTGCCTCTGAATCAGAAGCTGACGGGTAAGGGAAATATGGAGAATGGTATTCAGCTTGTCATCCAGATGGTGGCTATGTTCCTGCCCTTGGTATTGATGTCGGCTTTTGTACTGTTGTTCAATGAGACAACGGCGTATCTGATTCTCGCTGCCATCGGCCTGCTCCTTACTGTGACGCATCCGCTCTGGATTCGTAACATCTATCAGCGTATGATGCAGCGTAAATATGAAAATCTGGAGGGCTTCCATGCTTCACGTTAA
- a CDS encoding T9SS type A sorting domain-containing protein has translation MKRLRRIAIACLLTMGLSMQAENVQTLTINGEKVEKQVARITFEGDNVVLAFSDKTTQTADMASVILSFVPQDLTVIGTIQNPVGKTLSIDGLEPGTEVLIYNAEGKKMLSARASEVQTILKTKSLKKGVYLIKAGNQVVKFFKR, from the coding sequence ATGAAAAGACTAAGACGAATCGCAATTGCTTGCTTGCTGACAATGGGATTGTCAATGCAGGCCGAGAATGTACAAACGCTAACCATCAATGGGGAAAAGGTAGAGAAACAGGTGGCACGTATCACCTTTGAAGGTGATAATGTGGTACTCGCGTTTAGTGACAAGACCACTCAGACGGCCGATATGGCATCGGTCATCCTGTCTTTCGTTCCTCAGGATCTTACTGTTATTGGCACTATTCAGAATCCTGTTGGTAAGACACTTTCTATCGACGGACTGGAGCCTGGCACAGAGGTGCTTATCTATAATGCTGAGGGTAAGAAGATGCTTTCTGCCCGTGCTTCTGAGGTGCAGACAATTCTCAAGACCAAGTCTCTGAAGAAGGGTGTCTATCTCATCAAGGCTGGTAATCAGGTTGTAAAGTTTTTTAAACGTTAA